One Faecalispora anaeroviscerum genomic window carries:
- a CDS encoding sensor histidine kinase codes for MIHHFRSMSLRNRIILLSVALSVTVSGIFSVSYYRNISRDLEQSLSDHAMSLSFQISKYMDERLRSIINRVYTLVSGPSYTTTLREYLLGNNEYQYALTMTRINGFISEIKMSDPFISSVYVYTPKGTFYDLASYPKIGFDFLKSDLYREYLQNGGPTLYKSAKRQDEIFKGDKYVIPLVVRVNISGYFGEVYLIINIDSNEMDKYLSKSIIGGEDVVVVDMEKRLIASNRDVDTQAYLESLTIHPKLSHWNENNRDYIVSADCLDTSNWVVVVFSDKSQNNAALGSSRYLVACLILLSALIAGAFSLFFSIRIIRPLEQLQQSMLAVTKGDFTRRYEYSYNNEVGRLARCFNDMVEKLGNLVCELNLTIEQLKVEKENVKREQTLKRKAELNALQAQIDPHFLHNTLNSIIWLAEEGKSEEISTLSAELARFYEYRIRGTKSVICIHDEIEQVKSYLAIQRIRYGNSISYYFELDERLMDRLILKLVLQPLVENAIFHGVQSSDRPQKDISIRVREDEQTNIVLEVRDNGAGIEPEQLKKINEQLSVCSFVPKDGYGIYNVNERIKLYFGEEYGLLYESEAGKWTKAILRIPQWEPPEPPNSEENFDG; via the coding sequence ATGATTCATCATTTTAGGAGCATGTCTTTAAGGAATCGAATTATTCTTTTAAGCGTCGCTCTTTCTGTGACTGTATCGGGAATCTTCTCGGTTTCTTATTATCGCAACATTTCGCGCGATTTGGAACAAAGCCTTTCCGACCACGCCATGTCCCTGTCGTTTCAGATTAGCAAATATATGGATGAGCGCCTGCGCTCGATCATCAACAGGGTGTACACGCTGGTGAGCGGTCCGTCGTATACCACCACTCTTCGGGAATATCTGTTGGGGAACAACGAGTATCAGTATGCGCTGACCATGACCCGCATCAACGGGTTTATTTCAGAGATCAAGATGAGCGACCCCTTTATCAGCTCGGTGTATGTGTACACCCCGAAGGGAACCTTTTACGACCTTGCGTCATACCCGAAAATCGGGTTTGATTTTCTCAAATCCGACCTGTACCGGGAGTATTTGCAGAACGGAGGTCCTACCCTCTATAAAAGCGCAAAGAGGCAGGACGAGATTTTCAAGGGAGATAAATATGTCATTCCGCTCGTGGTGCGGGTGAACATTTCCGGGTATTTCGGCGAGGTATACCTAATCATCAACATCGACAGCAATGAAATGGACAAATACCTCTCCAAAAGCATCATCGGCGGCGAGGACGTTGTGGTGGTTGACATGGAGAAAAGGCTGATCGCCTCAAATCGAGATGTAGACACACAGGCGTATTTGGAAAGTCTTACAATACACCCCAAGCTTTCTCACTGGAACGAGAACAACCGAGACTATATTGTTTCGGCCGACTGCCTGGACACCAGCAACTGGGTGGTGGTCGTATTTTCCGATAAATCCCAAAATAACGCCGCGCTGGGCAGCAGCCGGTATCTTGTCGCGTGCCTGATTCTTCTTTCGGCGCTGATTGCGGGGGCTTTCTCGCTGTTTTTCTCCATCCGGATCATCCGCCCGCTGGAGCAGCTCCAGCAGTCGATGCTGGCGGTGACAAAGGGTGATTTTACCCGCCGCTATGAGTACAGCTATAACAACGAAGTGGGCCGGCTGGCCCGGTGCTTTAACGACATGGTGGAGAAGTTGGGAAACCTTGTCTGCGAGCTGAACCTGACCATTGAGCAATTGAAGGTGGAGAAGGAGAACGTCAAGCGCGAGCAGACCCTAAAACGAAAGGCTGAGCTAAACGCCCTGCAGGCACAGATTGACCCCCATTTTCTGCATAACACACTCAATTCAATCATCTGGCTGGCAGAAGAGGGGAAATCCGAAGAAATCAGCACCCTTTCGGCGGAGCTTGCCCGGTTTTATGAATACCGAATTCGGGGTACCAAATCTGTGATTTGCATTCATGATGAGATCGAGCAGGTGAAGAGTTACCTGGCAATTCAAAGAATCCGCTACGGAAATTCCATCAGCTATTATTTTGAGCTGGACGAGAGACTGATGGACCGCCTGATTCTCAAGCTGGTGCTGCAGCCTTTGGTGGAAAACGCCATTTTCCACGGTGTGCAGAGCAGCGACAGGCCACAGAAGGATATTTCCATCCGCGTCCGGGAGGATGAGCAGACCAATATTGTGCTGGAGGTGCGCGATAACGGCGCGGGCATTGAGCCGGAGCAGCTAAAAAAGATCAACGAGCAGCTTTCAGTTTGCAGCTTTGTCCCGAAGGACGGGTACGGAATTTATAATGTGAACGAGCGCATCAAGCTGTATTTCGGTGAGGAATACGGGCTTTTATATGAGAGTGAGGCCGGAAAATGGACCAAGGCGATCCTGCGCATTCCACAGTGGGAGCCTCCCGAGCCGCCGAACAGCGAGGAGAATTTCGATGGATAA
- a CDS encoding carbohydrate ABC transporter permease — translation MRKIGILLGRLISWSIILVLIVFTVYPVLYALLGSLKTNAELNLGSSVLPAVPQWENYYTAFVKSNFLEYGKNSLIVSLATMALAVVTTSLSGYILARFDFVGKRLMMVSYGAMMFVSIGSVALFPIMQLLDKVGMSKSMLSLVLVLTGGQIANVFLVMGFVKGVPKELDEAARIDGCSIFRTWWQIIVPLVRPILGVVALFTFRNTWNDYITTLVLTMSNKRLTTLTVAVVQLKYSVFAAAEWHIMLAGASLAIIPVLTLYFFTNKQFIAGLTAGAVKG, via the coding sequence ATGCGAAAAATCGGAATTTTGCTGGGAAGGCTCATTTCCTGGTCGATCATACTTGTACTGATCGTCTTTACGGTGTATCCTGTATTATATGCATTGCTTGGTTCGCTGAAAACGAATGCGGAGCTTAATCTGGGCAGCTCGGTGTTGCCAGCGGTTCCTCAGTGGGAAAATTATTACACCGCCTTCGTGAAATCAAATTTTTTGGAGTATGGTAAAAACAGCCTGATCGTCAGCTTGGCCACCATGGCCCTGGCCGTGGTAACGACCTCGCTTTCCGGCTACATACTGGCCCGGTTCGATTTTGTTGGCAAGCGTTTAATGATGGTTTCTTACGGCGCAATGATGTTTGTTTCGATCGGCTCGGTTGCGCTGTTCCCAATTATGCAGCTACTTGACAAGGTTGGCATGAGCAAATCGATGCTGTCTTTGGTACTGGTGCTCACCGGCGGGCAGATCGCCAATGTGTTTCTGGTGATGGGCTTTGTCAAGGGCGTGCCGAAGGAGCTGGATGAAGCCGCGCGCATTGACGGCTGCAGCATTTTCAGAACCTGGTGGCAGATCATTGTGCCTCTGGTACGGCCGATTCTGGGTGTGGTAGCGCTTTTTACCTTCCGCAATACATGGAACGATTACATCACCACGTTGGTTCTTACTATGTCGAACAAGCGCCTCACAACTCTCACGGTGGCGGTTGTTCAGCTGAAATACAGCGTGTTTGCCGCCGCGGAATGGCATATCATGCTGGCGGGCGCGTCGCTCGCGATTATTCCTGTGCTGACCCTCTATTTCTTCACGAATAAACAATTCATTGCGGGGCTTACGGCCGGAGCCGTAAAGGGTTGA
- a CDS encoding carbohydrate ABC transporter permease produces the protein MKKIRAKRDLKESLQIYGMLAPNLFLFLLLSVYPIIWTFRFMFYSYGGLGTGVPVFIGFDNFKRLFTNDPVFWTSVTNTFIYAAGKIGLVIPLAFFSALMLNQKTLKGAGFLRATLFLPTIMSSAVMALVFYLLFNVYNGEVNKYMMKLGLSELPFNWLGQEHAMLTVIIIGIWGGLGNYMIYFLAGLQGISEETYESANLDGVNWWQRIWYITLPMLGPILKMILMLSIVIAFQDMSTVMVLTEGGPVNATMIMFLYAYQFFFPIAPGSMIVTQFGYGAAVSVVAAGIVGIVTVVYLVFARKLDDLY, from the coding sequence ATGAAAAAGATCAGGGCAAAAAGGGACTTAAAAGAGAGCCTGCAAATTTACGGGATGCTGGCGCCGAATCTGTTTCTCTTCCTATTGCTGTCCGTATACCCAATTATCTGGACCTTCCGGTTCATGTTTTATTCTTATGGGGGCCTTGGTACCGGAGTGCCCGTTTTTATCGGGTTTGACAATTTCAAGCGCCTGTTTACCAACGACCCCGTTTTTTGGACGTCCGTGACAAACACCTTCATCTATGCGGCGGGTAAAATCGGGCTGGTGATTCCGCTCGCTTTTTTCTCGGCGCTGATGCTGAACCAGAAAACATTAAAGGGCGCGGGCTTTTTACGCGCGACCCTGTTTTTGCCCACCATTATGAGCTCCGCCGTGATGGCGCTGGTATTTTATCTGCTGTTCAATGTTTATAATGGCGAGGTCAATAAATATATGATGAAGCTTGGTCTTTCGGAACTGCCCTTCAACTGGCTGGGGCAGGAGCACGCCATGCTGACGGTGATTATCATCGGCATCTGGGGCGGTCTGGGCAATTATATGATCTATTTTCTGGCCGGGCTTCAGGGGATTTCAGAGGAGACCTATGAAAGCGCCAATCTGGACGGCGTGAACTGGTGGCAGCGCATCTGGTACATTACCCTGCCGATGCTTGGCCCCATCCTGAAAATGATCCTGATGCTCTCGATCGTCATCGCGTTCCAGGATATGAGCACTGTGATGGTTCTGACAGAGGGCGGCCCCGTGAACGCAACCATGATCATGTTCCTGTACGCGTACCAGTTCTTCTTCCCAATCGCGCCCGGCTCCATGATCGTCACCCAGTTCGGTTACGGCGCCGCGGTCAGTGTTGTAGCCGCGGGGATCGTTGGTATTGTGACAGTTGTTTATCTGGTGTTTGCCAGAAAGCTGGATGATCTGTATTGA
- a CDS encoding ABC transporter substrate-binding protein: MKKALSVLLAGTLAMSVLAGCGGTQTSTPSSGGSAQSAGGDSAEKTTLVLWTRDRADASFIQPKIDEYNKTNKDGIFIDYQMYTDNFEQALDMAYSTNSGPDLVGVSGMTDIFTKYVNQGQYVDIDQYLTAEQRTRYKSLVSNGIDAVDGKLYYIPVFGSTGRLFYNEGIFEKCGIKEPPKTMAELTQTAKIITDKLKGEGVYGFAMNLKSPSSALQRSIDFIVERSGGTKQGYDFGKGAYDFSMYEGAVKEFRTIFTTGIAFPGCESLDIDPLRTQFAAGKIGMYISWSHADPGVYASQFPTKEKWNVAQLPTLDGKVYSQSIQPYKGYMITKTCKAPEKAWKACNDLFYSDDFVKAYHEAGLGSVMVDDLKSKVSAPEILKGKENGLLGATDKFWPATPQELNSQAVIVEGNDQYTELASMILGTGDIKAGLKALTDRYNAALQKGIQEGKGKELKIANWDPAKPNG, encoded by the coding sequence TTGAAAAAGGCATTATCAGTACTGTTGGCCGGTACTCTGGCCATGAGTGTCCTTGCGGGCTGCGGAGGTACCCAGACCAGCACGCCAAGCTCCGGAGGTTCAGCGCAGAGCGCAGGAGGAGACTCTGCTGAAAAAACCACACTTGTCCTGTGGACGAGGGACCGCGCCGATGCCAGCTTTATTCAGCCAAAGATTGATGAGTACAACAAAACCAACAAAGACGGCATTTTTATCGATTATCAAATGTATACCGATAACTTTGAGCAGGCTTTGGATATGGCCTACTCCACAAACAGCGGCCCCGACCTGGTGGGCGTTTCCGGCATGACGGATATTTTCACCAAGTATGTGAATCAAGGGCAGTATGTCGACATCGATCAATACCTCACCGCCGAGCAGCGCACCCGTTACAAGAGCCTTGTTTCCAACGGAATCGACGCCGTTGACGGAAAGCTGTACTACATACCCGTATTCGGCAGCACCGGCCGCCTGTTCTATAACGAGGGCATTTTTGAGAAATGCGGAATCAAAGAGCCGCCGAAAACCATGGCGGAGCTGACTCAGACCGCAAAGATCATTACCGACAAGCTCAAGGGAGAGGGCGTTTACGGCTTCGCCATGAACCTGAAGAGCCCTTCATCCGCACTGCAGCGCTCAATTGATTTTATTGTGGAGCGTTCCGGCGGAACCAAGCAGGGCTACGATTTTGGCAAGGGAGCCTATGACTTTTCCATGTATGAGGGAGCGGTTAAGGAGTTCCGCACCATTTTCACAACCGGAATCGCGTTCCCCGGCTGCGAATCACTGGACATTGACCCGCTGCGCACACAGTTTGCGGCAGGCAAAATCGGCATGTACATTTCGTGGTCACACGCCGACCCCGGCGTGTATGCGAGCCAGTTCCCCACTAAGGAAAAATGGAACGTGGCGCAGCTTCCCACCCTCGACGGCAAGGTGTATTCCCAGTCGATTCAGCCTTATAAGGGCTATATGATCACCAAGACCTGCAAGGCCCCTGAAAAAGCGTGGAAGGCCTGCAACGACCTTTTCTATTCCGACGATTTCGTCAAGGCGTATCACGAGGCCGGCCTGGGCAGCGTGATGGTAGATGACCTGAAGAGCAAGGTCAGCGCCCCCGAGATTTTGAAGGGCAAAGAAAACGGACTGCTTGGCGCGACCGATAAGTTCTGGCCGGCCACTCCGCAGGAGCTGAACAGCCAGGCCGTGATCGTAGAGGGCAACGACCAGTATACCGAACTTGCCTCCATGATTCTTGGCACAGGCGACATCAAGGCCGGCCTCAAGGCTTTGACCGACCGCTACAACGCCGCCTTGCAGAAGGGAATTCAGGAGGGCAAGGGCAAAGAACTGAAAATTGCAAATTGGGACCCCGCTAAACCCAACGGCTAA
- a CDS encoding MalY/PatB family protein yields the protein MSFDTIYNRKNTNSLKYDCAARYGKPEGLLPLWVADMDFPAPECVNEALTERCQHGIYGYSEPDERYFQALQNWFSTRHGWNVENGWLIKTPGVVFALCAAIRSLTQPGDAVLIQTPVYYPFTESVLANDRRLVRNSLVYRDGGYSIDFEDFEKKIEDQKVKLFLLCNPHNPVGRVWTEQELVRLGEICLRHGVTVVSDEIHADFAYPGHRHLVFASLRPEFAQITITCTAPTKTFNLAGLQISNIFIPNQSLRRTLRAELDRAGYSQANVMGLIACRAAYEGGAQWLDELKEYLVGNLDFVREYLREHLPAIRLVEPQGTYLIWLDCKALGLDDEALNRLMIEKAKLWLDAGSMFGEEGQGFQRINIACPRVVLRQALEQLGRAVAD from the coding sequence ATGTCTTTTGATACCATATATAACCGAAAAAACACCAATTCGCTCAAATACGATTGTGCCGCCCGCTATGGAAAGCCCGAGGGGCTGCTGCCCCTTTGGGTAGCCGATATGGATTTCCCGGCGCCGGAGTGCGTGAACGAAGCGCTGACCGAGCGCTGCCAACACGGAATCTATGGCTATTCCGAGCCGGACGAGCGGTATTTTCAGGCGCTGCAAAACTGGTTTTCCACGCGGCACGGCTGGAATGTGGAAAACGGTTGGCTCATCAAAACCCCGGGCGTTGTGTTCGCGCTGTGCGCGGCCATCCGTTCGCTTACTCAGCCGGGTGATGCCGTGCTGATCCAGACCCCGGTTTACTATCCTTTTACGGAGTCCGTCCTTGCCAACGACCGGAGGCTGGTGCGCAATTCGCTGGTGTATCGCGATGGGGGTTATTCCATCGACTTTGAAGATTTTGAGAAAAAAATCGAGGACCAGAAGGTCAAGCTGTTTCTGCTGTGCAATCCCCACAACCCGGTGGGCCGTGTGTGGACGGAGCAGGAGTTGGTGCGGCTGGGCGAAATCTGCCTGCGGCATGGCGTGACCGTGGTGTCCGACGAAATCCACGCGGATTTCGCATACCCCGGGCACCGGCATCTGGTGTTCGCGTCTCTTCGACCGGAATTTGCGCAGATCACGATCACCTGCACCGCGCCGACTAAGACGTTTAATCTGGCGGGCTTGCAGATTTCGAATATTTTTATCCCCAACCAGAGCCTCCGCCGCACGCTGCGCGCGGAGCTGGACCGCGCCGGGTACAGCCAGGCCAACGTGATGGGGCTGATCGCCTGCCGGGCCGCGTATGAAGGCGGCGCTCAGTGGCTGGACGAGCTGAAGGAGTACCTTGTCGGCAATCTGGATTTTGTACGTGAATATCTGCGGGAGCATCTGCCGGCGATCCGTCTGGTGGAGCCGCAGGGAACGTACCTGATCTGGCTGGACTGCAAGGCCTTGGGGCTTGATGATGAGGCTCTGAACCGCCTGATGATCGAGAAGGCGAAGCTGTGGCTGGATGCAGGCTCCATGTTCGGCGAAGAGGGTCAGGGATTTCAGCGCATTAATATTGCCTGCCCGCGCGTGGTGCTTCGGCAGGCGCTGGAGCAGCTGGGGCGTGCGGTTGCAGACTGA